The following coding sequences are from one Saccopteryx bilineata isolate mSacBil1 chromosome 3, mSacBil1_pri_phased_curated, whole genome shotgun sequence window:
- the LOC136331785 gene encoding zinc finger protein 773-like yields the protein MAAAALRRPAEGCVTFEDVAVYFSWEEWGLLDEAQRRLYRNVMLENVALMASLGLASSRTHGITQPEQWGAPYLPAQGVTDAATPRGCWRGVEVEQSVHVERVLRANLPEHQKLPCGEKPLRREDWGPREKDFLTNSGLTHQVTPSTGEPHRNSESHPEKKHYKCCECGKLFSHKSNLFIHQIVHSGERPYRCSECRKSFSRNAELIQHQRVHTGEKPFTCSECGKSFRRNSTLVEHHRIHTGVRPYECSECGKFFRFNSSLRKHQRIHTGERPYKCTDCGKFYSHKSSLINHWRVHTGEGPYECRECGKLFSHESKLFIHQIVHSGERPYGCSECGKSCSSNAELIRHQRVHTGEKPFTCSECGKSFRHNSTLVEHHSIHTGVRPYKCNECGKFFSFTSSLRKHQRVHTAERPYKCTECGKFYNYKSSLIIHWRVHTGARPYECRECGKFFSQSSSLVQHRKVHTGEKPFKCNECGRFFSQNSNLVKHQRVHTGVRPYECRECGKCFRHSPSLARHRRIHTGEMPYECSDCGKSFTQHFNLTQHQKVHRGVKS from the exons ATGGCGGCGGCCGCGCTGAGGCGCCCGGCTGAG GGCTGTGTGACCTTCGAAGATGTGGCCGTCTACTTTTCCTGGGAGGAGTGGGGGCTCCTCGATGAGGCCCAGAGACGTCTGTACCGCAACGTGATGCTGGAGAACGTGGCGCTCATGGCATCTCTGG GACTTGCATCTTCTAGGACGCATGGAATTACCCAGCCGGAGCAGTGGGGAGCACCGTATCTCCCTGCCCAGGGAGTCACAGATGCAGCCACACCAAGAG GTTGTTGGCGTGGAGTGGAGGTTGAGCAGAGTGTTCATGTAGAACGAGTGCTCAGAGCAAACCTTCCCGAACATCAGAAGCTGCCCTGTGGAGAGAAACCCTTGAGAAGAGAAGATTGGGGGCCGCGTGAGAAGGACTTCCTGACCAACTCCGGTCTTACCCATCAAGTGACTCCCAGTACAGGGGAGCCACATAGGAACTCGGAGAGTCACCCTGAAAAAAAGCATTACAAGTGCTGTGAATGTGGGAAATTATTTAGCCATAAATCCAACCTTTTTATACACCAAATAGTTCACTCTGGTGAAAGGCCTTACAGGTGTAGTGAATGTAGAAAATCCTTTAGCCGCAATGCTGAACTCATTCAACACCAGAGAGTTCATACTGGTGAAAAGCCTTTTAcctgcagtgagtgtgggaaatcCTTCAGGCGTAACTCCACCCTTGTTGAGCATCACAGAATCCACACTGGAGTAAGGCCTTatgagtgcagtgaatgtgggaaattcTTTAGATTCAACTCAAGCCTCAGgaaacatcagagaattcacactggagaaagaCCTTATAAGTGCACTGACTGTGGGAAATTCTATAGCCACAAGTCAAGTCTTATTAATCACTGGAGAGTTCATACTGGAGAAGGTCCTTATGAGTGCAGGGAATGTGGGAAATTATTTAGCCATGaatccaaactttttatacaccAAATAGTTCACTCTGGTGAAAGGCCTTATGGGTGTAGTGAATGTGGAAAATCATGTAGCAGCAATGCTGAGCTCATTCGACACCAGAGAGTTCATACTGGTGAAAAGCCTTTTAcctgcagtgagtgtgggaaatcCTTCAGGCATAACTCCACCCTTGTTGAGCACCACAGTATTCACACTGGAGTAAGGCCTTACAAgtgcaatgaatgtgggaaatTCTTTAGCTTCACCTCAAGCCTCAGGAAACATCAGAGAGTGCACACTGCAGAAAGACCCTATAAGTGCACTGAATGTGGGAAATTCTATAACTACAAGTCAAGCCTTATTATTCACTGGAGAGTTCACACTGGAGCAAGGCCTTATGAGTGCAGGGAATGTGGGAAATTTTTTAGCCAAAGCTCCAGCCTCGTGCAACACCGCAAAGTGCACACTGGAGAAAAGCCTTTTAAATGCAATGAATGTGGAAGATTCTTTAGTCAGAATTCCAACCTCGTTAAACACCAGAGGGTTCACACTGGAGTGAGACCTTATGAGTGCAGGGAATGTGGGAAATGTTTCCGCCACAGCCCCAGCTTGGCTAGACATCGGAGGATTCACACTGGAGAAATGCCTTATGAGTGCAGTGATTGTGGGAAATCGTTTACTCAGCATTTCAACCTCACTCAACACCAGAAAGTTCACAGAGGAGTGAAGTCTTGA